In Mercurialis annua linkage group LG5, ddMerAnnu1.2, whole genome shotgun sequence, a single genomic region encodes these proteins:
- the LOC126683394 gene encoding BAG family molecular chaperone regulator 3-like, which yields MMKPGHSNVLMYGAKRMSSTSSRTSTSTSSSSNEEEWEMRPGGMLVQKRDQSVAAAAPATILRLRVAYGALRYHISVNSLATFGELKKLLMVETGLQPEEQRVLYRGKERENGEYLDICGVKDRSKVTLVQDPASIERRYIEMRKNARIQTAHRAIYDITMEVDKLDDQISAIQKTISNGTKVPEVQITTLIEMLMRQAIKLDNISAEGDASALKNLQGKRVQKCVETLDVLKISNTKVKAEAVVVTAKWEIFEAPLVSTQWEIFD from the exons ATGATGAAACCTGGGCATAGCAATGTATTAATGTACGGTGCCAAGAGAATGAGTAGTACCAGTAGCCGTACCAGTACTAGTACGTCGTCATCTTCTAATGAAGAAGAGTGGGAGATGAGACCCGGTGGCATGCTGGTTCAGAAACGTGACCAGAGCGTCGCCGCCGCTGCTCCGGCGACGATTCTGCGGCTCCGAGTTGCTTATGGTGCGCTAAGATACCACATTTCAGTCAATTCTCTCGCAACTTTTG GGGAATTGAAGAAGCTTCTGATGGTAGAGACAGGGTTACAGCCTGAAGAACAGAGGGTATTATATAGAggaaaagagagggaaaatgGAGAGTATTTAGACATTTGTGGAGTCAAAGATCGATCAAAAGTGACACTAGTTCAGGATCCAGCAAGCATCGAAAGACGATACATCGAAATGCGTAAAAATGCCCGGATTCAAACCGCTCATCGCGCCATTTACGACATAACCATGGAGGTCGACAAGCTCGATGATCAG ATATCTGCAATTCAAAAGACGATCTCAAACGGAACTAAGGTGCCGGAAGTTCAGATTACGACGTTAATCGAGATGCTGATGAGACAAGCGATTAAGTTAGATAACATTTCTGCAGAAGGAGATGCTTCTGCTCTCAAAAATCTGCAG GGAAAGAGGGTGCAAAAGTGTGTGGAAACACTAGATGTGCTGAAGATATCAAATACAAAAGTAAAGGCTGAGGCTGTTGTTGTCACAGCTAAATGGGAGATTTTTGAAGCTCCTCTGGTCTCAACTCAATGGgagatttttgattaa
- the LOC126679747 gene encoding mediator of RNA polymerase II transcription subunit 19a-like isoform X2, with protein sequence MDFEGKKFGSGVRELCGAVDLVNQFKLWPHHEYFCKRSLPLSVSGTHYLQNVVGDTEIRKGEGMELDQLFQNTLYMRERKAHMHTFDLGVLSEAFQMRETTPVSLPCAEKGIPTNDSLKLEERILRMHKKHKKKNKDKDRTKHKHNNEDGSNNNKHRKRSGVELGPSIMKQQHDKRRRQNKL encoded by the exons ATGGATTTTGAAGGCAAGAAGTTTGGAAGTG GGGTGAGGGAGCTGTGTGGCGCCGTTGATCTCGTAAATCAATTCAAGCTTTGGCCTCATCATGAATACTTTTGCAAGAGGTCACTCCCTTTGTCGGTATCAGGGACTCACTACCTCCAGAATGTCGTTGGTGACACAGAAATTAGGAAAGGAGAAGGAATGGAATTGGATCAGCTCTTTCAGAATACCCTATATATGCGAGAGCGAAAAGCCCACATGCATACATTTGATTTAGGTGTACTCAGTGAAGCCTTTCAGATGAGGGAAACTACTCCTGTTAGCCTTCCTTGT GCAGAGAAAGGTATCCCTACGAATGACTCTTTAAAACTTGAGGAAAGGATTCTCAGAATGcacaaaaaacacaaaaagaaaaataaagacaagGATCGTACGAAGCATAAACATAACAATGAGGATGGGAGTAATAATAACAAGCATAGAAAAAGAAGCGGGGTGGAACTTGGTCCCAGTATCATGAAGCAACAGCATGACAAG AGGAGACGGCAGAACAAATTGTAG
- the LOC126679747 gene encoding mediator of RNA polymerase II transcription subunit 19a-like isoform X1: MDFEGKKFGSGVRELCGAVDLVNQFKLWPHHEYFCKRSLPLSVSGTHYLQNVVGDTEIRKGEGMELDQLFQNTLYMRERKAHMHTFDLGVLSEAFQMRETTPVSLPCAEKGIPTNDSLKLEERILRMHKKHKKKNKDKDRTKHKHNNEDGSNNNKHRKRSGVELGPSIMKQQHDKVLGLFVLALPHFYAPML; encoded by the exons ATGGATTTTGAAGGCAAGAAGTTTGGAAGTG GGGTGAGGGAGCTGTGTGGCGCCGTTGATCTCGTAAATCAATTCAAGCTTTGGCCTCATCATGAATACTTTTGCAAGAGGTCACTCCCTTTGTCGGTATCAGGGACTCACTACCTCCAGAATGTCGTTGGTGACACAGAAATTAGGAAAGGAGAAGGAATGGAATTGGATCAGCTCTTTCAGAATACCCTATATATGCGAGAGCGAAAAGCCCACATGCATACATTTGATTTAGGTGTACTCAGTGAAGCCTTTCAGATGAGGGAAACTACTCCTGTTAGCCTTCCTTGT GCAGAGAAAGGTATCCCTACGAATGACTCTTTAAAACTTGAGGAAAGGATTCTCAGAATGcacaaaaaacacaaaaagaaaaataaagacaagGATCGTACGAAGCATAAACATAACAATGAGGATGGGAGTAATAATAACAAGCATAGAAAAAGAAGCGGGGTGGAACTTGGTCCCAGTATCATGAAGCAACAGCATGACAAG GTTCTTGGACTCTTTGTTCTTGCGTTGCCTCATTTTTATGCTCCAATGCTTTAA